A region of the Conyzicola lurida genome:
CGAGATCAACCAGGCCGACGGCGAGATCATCACCTTCATCGACGAACTGCACACGCTCATGGGTGCGGGCGGCGGCGAAGGCTCCGTAGCCGCGTCGAACATGCTCAAGCCCATGCTGGCGCGCGGCGAGCTGCGCCTCATCGGCGCCACGACGCTCGACGAGTACCGCCAGTACATCGAGAAGGACGCCGCTCTCGAGCGACGCTTCCAGCAGGTGTTCGTCGGCGAGCCGAGCGTGGAAGACACCATCGCGATCCTCCGCGGACTGCGCGGCCGGTACGAGGCACACCACCAGATCACGATCGAAGACGGTGCGCTCGTCGCCGCGGCCGCCCTGTCGAACCGCTACATCTCGGGCCGCAAGCTGCCCGACAAGGCGATCGACCTGATCGACGAGGCCGCGTCGCGTCTGCGCATGGAGATCGACTCCTCCCCCGTCGAGATCGACGAGCTGCGTCGCAGCGTCGACCGGCTCAAGCTCGAAGAACTCGCGCTCAAGCGTGAGAAGGATGACGCGTCCAAGGCCCGTCTTGAAAAGCTGCGAGCCGATCTCCGCGACCGGGAGGGCACCCTCAAGGGGCTCCAGGCCCGCTGGGAGAAGGAGCGCGCCTCGATCAACCGCGTCGGCGAGCTGAAGAAGCGCCTCGACAACCTCGAGACCGAGTCGGAACGCGCCCAGCGCGAGGGCAACCTCGAGCGCGCGTCCCGGCTGCTCTACGGCGAGATCCCCGAGGTGAAGCGCGCGCTCGACGAGGCCGAGAAGGCCGAAGCCGGCGGACCCCGCATGGTGAGCGAGCAGGTCACCGCGGAGGACATCGCCGAGGTCATCGCCGCGTGGACCGGTGTTCCCGTCGGCAAGCTGCTGCAGGGCGAGACCGAGCGGCTGCTGAGCCTCGAGGGTGAGCTGGGCAAGCGCCTGATCGGCCAGAAGGACGCCGTGCGCGCGGTCAGCGAGGCCGTGCGGCGCACCCGTGCCGGCGTCTCCGACCCCGACCGTCCGACCGGCACGTTTATGTTCCTCGGCCCCACGGGCGTCGGCAAGACCGAACTCGCGAAGGCCCTCGCCGAGTACCTGTTCGACGACGAGAAGGCCCTCGTGCGCATCGACATGAGCGAGTACGGCGAGAAGTTCTCGGTCTCGCGGCTGGTCGGTGCCCCTCCCGGGTACATCGGCTACGAACAGGGCGGACAGCTGACCGAGGCCGTGCGCCGCCGCCCGTACTCGGTGATCCTGCTCGACGAGGTCGAGAAAGCGCACCCCGAGGTCTTCGACCTGCTGCTGCAGGTGCTCGACGACGGACGGCTGACCGACGGCCAGGGCCGCACGGTCGACTTCCGCAACGTGATCCTCATTCTCACCAGCAACCTGGGCAGCCAGTACCTCGTCGACCAGACGCTCGACTGGGACACCAAGTACCAGGCCGTGCAGGAACTGGTGCGCAAGTCGTTCAAGCCGGAGTTCCTCAACCGGCTCGACGACATCGTGGTGTTCTCGCCGCTGTCGGAGAACGAGCTGGCGCAGATCGTCGAGCTGTACGTCGACCGGCTGAGCCGCCGCCTCGGCGACCGCCGCCTCGAGCTCGCGGTCACGCCGAACGCGCGGCTCTGGCTCGCCGAGCGCGGGTACGACCCGATCTACGGCGCGCGGCCGCTGCGTCGCCTCATGCAGCACGAGATCGACGACAAGCTCGCGCGGTCGCTGCTGTCGGGCGACATCCGCGACGGCGACACGGTACTGGTCGACCTCGCCTCCGACGACGACGGCCTCAGCGTCACCAAGGTGCAGGTCTAACTGTCGCGCGGCGGCGGTCCGGCCCCGTCTACACGACGGACTAGGTCGGGTCGTCGCCGAACGTGCGCCGGACGAGCACCTGCACGTCGCGGTCGAGACCGTCGATCTGCTGCTTGACCGCGTCGAACCGGACGTCGACCGCGTCGAACCGCGCATCGACGGCGGTGAATCGCACGTCGGTCGAATCTGGCCCCGAATTGCGTCTGCATCGAGTCCTCGAGCTTGCTGCCGACCGACCCCGCTGTGGGGCGGAGTGGAGAAGAAAAGCGGCATCCGGCCCTGTGGTGGACAGGACCGTGGATAAGTCAGCGGTTAGACGGCGAGCTCGCGAGTGATCGCGGCGACGAAGGCGTCGATGTCGGCCTCGGTGGTGTCGAACGACGCCATCCAGCGCACCTCGTTCGCCGCGGCATCCCAATCGTAGAAACGGAAGGACTCGCGCAGGCGGTCGGCGACTCCCGCGGGCAGCTTCGCGAAGACCGCGTTGGCCTCGGTCGGCTGGCTGAACGAGAGTCCGCTGATGGCGCCGCTCGCGATGGCCGCCTCGAGCGAAGAACGCAGCCGCGCGGCCATGGCATTGGCGTGGCCGGCCGTGCGCAAGTAGAGGTCGTCGTCGAGCAGCGCGATGAGCTGCGCCGAGACGAAGCGCATCTTCGACGCGAGCTGCATCGAGAGCTTGCGCAGGTAGACGATCCCGTCGGACACCTCGGGGTTCAGCACCACGACGGCCTCGCCGTAGAGCAGTCCGTTCTTGGTACCGCCGAAGCTCAGGATGTCGATGCCGGCGTCGGTGGTGAAATCGCGCAACGGAACCCCGAGGGCGGCCGCGGCGTTGGAGATGCGCGCACCGTCGAGGTGCACGCTCATGCCGAGCGAGTGCGCGTGGTCGGTGATGGCACGGATCTCGTCGACCGTGTACAGGGTGCCGAGCTCAGTGGTGTTGGTGATGCTCACGGCGAGCGGCTGGGCGCGGTGTTCGTCGCCCCATCCCCAGGCCTCGAGGTCGATGAGCTCAGGGGTGAGCTTGCCGTCGGGCGCCTCGACCGTGAGTAGCTTGAGGCCGCTGACCCGCTCGGGCGCTCCGCCCTCGTCCGTGTTGATGTGCGCGGTCTTCGCCGAGACGACGGCGCCCCAGCGCGGCAGCAGCGAGGTGAGCGCGGTGACGTTGGCGCCGGTGCCGTTGAACACCGGGAACGCCTCGGCCTGGTCGCCGAAGTGCGACTTCATGACCTCCTGGAGGCGGGCGGTATAGACGTCGCCGCCGTACGCGACCTGGTGTCCGCCGTTGGCGTCGGCGATCGCGGCCAGCACCTCGGGGAGGACCCCCGCGTAGTTGTCGGAAGCGAAGCCGCGGGAATCGAGATCGTGGAGTTGGGTCACGTGTCTATTGTCTCAGGACGAAACCGGTGGTCGAGTAGCGGCGGGCGGCCCACTCAACCACCGGTGAGAGCCTTACGCCGCCGACTTCAGCGCGTCCTTGAGCTTGACCGGCGCGCCCATGCGCAGCAGCCCGTTCTCGTAGATGCGTGATCCGATCGCGATGATCGCCAGCGTCGACACGACGAGGATGACGAGGGACACCAGCGGCTCCCACCACTCGGCAAGTCCGAGGAAGACCCGCAGCGGCATCCCGATCGGCGCCGAGAACGGCACGTACGACATGATGCCGAGCACGAGCGGGTTGTCGTAGAAGAAGATGACGAGGAAGTACGGCACCATGATCAGCATCGTGATGGGCGTGATCGCGCCGCCCATGTCCTCCTGACGCGAGACGAGCGCGCCGGCGGCCGCGAACATGGCGGCGAGCATCACGAAGCCGATGACGAAGAAGACCAGGAACCAGACGATCGAGGGTCCGACCTCGGCGAGCAGGATGTCCTGTCCCGTCGCCAACAGCCCGACGCCGGCGAACAGCGCGATCAACACGATCTGGCCGAAGGCGAGCAGGCTGTTGCCGACGACCTTGCCGGCGAGCAGCACCCGTACCGGCACCGTCGCCATCAGGATCTCGACGATGCGGGTCTGCTTCTCCTCCACCACGCTCTGCGCGATCAGCTGTCCGAAGGTCAGCGCCGACGAGAAGAAGATGATGCCGAACGCGAGGGCGACGAGGTAGACGATGCCGGGGTTCTGGTCGCTCGGGTCGAGCAGCAGCACCTGCGGGGCCTCGCTGAGAGCCGCGACGACGCCCGAGGGCGCCTCGTCGAGACCGATCACGGTGAGCCCCAGCTGTCCCTCCGAAGGCACGACCGCGGCGTCGACCGAACCGTCGCGCACCAGCGCCTCGGCCTCGTCGACCGAATCGGCCTCGGTGACCTCGAACGCGTCGGTCGCCTCGACCGTCGTGACCGCGGAGCCGACGGCCGCCACGGACGGCAGCGACTGGTTCGCGCCGAGGATTCCCCCGGCGACGATCGAGCCGAGAACGAGGAGCAGCAGGATGCCGGTGGAGATCAGGAACGCCTTGCTGCGAAGGCGCATGCGGATCTCGCGCTCGGCGACGAGCCAGATGGCGGGCAGTGTGGCGGGCCTGGAGTAGTGCGTGCCGGTGGTGCTCACTGGATGACCTCCTTGAAGATCTGGGAAAGCGAGGGGAGTTGCGGCGCGAACCGCTCGACGGTGCTGGTGGCGATGGCGCGCTGCAGCACCCGCTGCGCGGTCTCGTCGGTGTCGACGTCGAACAGCGAGTAGCCGCCGTCGAAGTCGAGAACGGTGACGCCCGCTTCGTCCCGGAGCCAGCCGGCGTCGCCGCCGAGCTGGATCTCGTAGCGCGGCAGCGTGTGCGCGGCACGGATGCCCTCGCGGGAACCGCTCGCCCGGATCTCGCCGTCGGCGATGACGACGAGGTCGTCGCAGAGGCGTTCGACGATGTCGAGCTGGTGCGAGGAGAAGATGACCGGGGCGCCGGTGGCGGCGAAGTCCTTGAGCACGTTGAGCACGACCTCGACCGCGATCGGGTCGAGGCCCGAGAACGGTTCGTCGAGCACGAGAACCTCGGGGTCGTGCACGAGTGCCGCGGCGATCTGCGCGCGCTGCTGGTTGCCGAGCGAGAGGCTCTCGACGGTGTCGTCGACGCGCTCGCCGAGGCCGAGGCGCTCGAGCAGGCTCTCCGTGTTCTGCTTCGCCTGCGTCTGGCTCATGCCGTGCAGGCGGCCGAGGTACACGATCTGCTCGGCGATCTTCATCTTGGGGTACAGGCCACGCTCCTCCGGCATGTAGCCGAAGCGGGTGCGCTGCTCGGCGGTGAGCGGCGCACCGTCGAGGGTGACCGTGCCGGAGTCCGCGGCGAGGACGCCGAGGATGACGCGCATCGTCGTGGTCTTTCCGGCGCCGTTGCCGCCGACGAAGCCGGTCATGCGGCCTCCGGCGACCGTGAACGACACGTCGCGCAGAACGCGCCGGTCGCCGAACGACCGATTGATCGAGTGGAGCTCGAGCATCTAAAACCTCCCATGTTCGGTGACCACGCTACGGAGGAGCGGTGCGCCGCGGCATCCGTCGGGTGACGGGTTTAATTCCTCAGCCGCTGGGGGGAGTCGTGCCGCCGCGCACCGCGAAGCCGTGCTCGTAGGCGTAGACGACCGCCTGGATGCGGTCGCGCACTCCTAGCTTGGTCAGTACGTTCGAGACGTGGGTCTTGACCGTCGCCTCGCCCACGTAGAGGGCGATCGCGATCTCGGCGTTCGACTTGCCCTGGGCGATGAGGGCGAGGACCTCGGTCTCGCGGTCGGTCAGGTCGGGCAGCACCGCGCGGTCGGGGAGCGTCGCGACCGGCGAGGTCGTGGCGCCGAACCGCTCGATCACACGCCGGGTGACGCTCGGCGAGAGCAGTGCGTCGCCCCGGGCGAGCACCTGCACTGCCTCGACCAGGTTCTCGGGACTCGCGGTCTTGAGCAGGAACCCGCTCGCACCCGCGCTCAGCGCCTCGAACAGGTAGTCGTCGCGGTCGAACGTGGTGAGGATCAGCACGCGGCTGGTGTTCGCGGGGTCGGCGACGATCGCACGGGTGGCGGCGAGGCCGTCCGTGCCGGGCATCTGCACGTCCATGCAGATCACGTCGGGTTCGAGTTCGAGGGCGAGCCGGATGCCGTCGGTGCCGTTGGACGCTTCGCCGACGACCTCGATTCCCGGCTCGCTGTTCAGGATGATGCGGAAGCCGGCGCGCACCAGCTCCTGGTCGTCGACGAGCAGGACGGTGGTCATGAGGCTGCCTCGGTGGACTCGGTGATTCGGGGGGCGATGCGGGCGCGCACGAGATAGCCGCCGCGGGCACGCGGACCGACCTCGAGCTCGCCGCCGACCGCGGCGAGACGCTCGCGCATGCCGACGTGGCCGAGTCCGGTGCCGCTCGAGGTCAGTCCGCGGCCCACGCCGGTGTCGGCGACCTCGAGCTCGACGCCGTCGGCGAGGTAGCGCAGGCGCACGTCGACGGTCGCCCGTCCTCCCCCGTGCTTGCGCACGTTGGTGAGTGCTTCCTGCGCCACCCGGTAGACGGTGAACCCGACGAGGGTCGGCACGGGGCGGGCGTCGCCGACCACGTGCAGGGTGGCGGGGATGCCGGCGGCGCTGGTCTCCTCGACGAGGTCGGGCAGCTGGTCGACCCCCCGTGTCGAGGAACTGCTGCTCGCGGCATCCGTGTCGTTGTCTCTCAGGGTGGTGAGCAGGCGGTGCAGTTCGTCGACGGCCTGCCGCGCGCTCGCCTCGATCGTCGAGAGCGACTCGGACGCCTGCGCGGGGTCGGTCGCGAGCACACGACGGGCCGCCCCGGCCTGCACGCCCATGACCGACACGTGGTGGGCCACGACGTCGTGCAGCTCGCGGGCGATGCGCACCCGGTCGAGGGCGACGGCCTGGTGCGCGCTGATCTCGCGCTCCTGGGCGAGCTCCTCCGTGCGGTCTTCGAGCTCGGCACGGGAGCGGGCGCCGCGGTAGGCGGAGTCGCCGAAGTAGTAGGCGCCGCCGAAGTAGAGCAGGTTGGTGAGCACGTTGATGACCGCGTAGGAGGCGAACGCGCTGAAGACGCCGGAGCGGGAGAAGCCGGGCAGGGTGTCGGGGTCGTTCACGGTGAGCAGCAGCTGCACGCCGATCCAGACGAACATGCCGACGATGATCAGCACCCGGGTGATCGTCGCGGCGCGGCGGTGCCGGCTCCACGCGCCGACGGAATAGATCGCGATGAAGAGCGTGATGCTGCCGAACAGCGCCTCGGGCACCCGGAAAGTGGGGGCGAGGAAGAAGGCGACGGAGACGACGACCGCCACGATCTCGGGGTAACGGCGGCGCCAGGCCAGCGGGACGGTGAGCGCGAGGATCATGAGCGCGCTGAGCCAGATCGGCGCGGGGTGCAGCTGCGGGTCGACGTCGAGGTCGGTGAAGTAGCCCGAACGCGCGTGCAGCAGCGCGCTCACGATGGTGCCGACCGCGAGTGCCGCGACGCCGATGGCGTCACGACGGTACCCCTCGCGGCCCGGTCGGGGGCGCAGCCAGTCGTCAGTCACGGGTCAACGCTACCGAGGCGGGTGGGGCGGGGCATCCGTCTCGCGGGGGAACGGCGAACCGCCAGCGGATTGAGCCCGTCGAAACCCGGGGTTTCGACAGGCTCAACCCGCCTGAGCCCTAAGCCGTGATCCCCGCCGTCGACTCGATCACGGCGGTCATCTTCTTGGAGAGCGCCTCGTAGAACATCGAGAGCGGGAACTCGTCGTCCATCACCGCGTCGGTGTACCCGCGGGGCGGGCCGTCGAGCGGCAGGTCGCG
Encoded here:
- a CDS encoding ABC transporter ATP-binding protein — encoded protein: MLELHSINRSFGDRRVLRDVSFTVAGGRMTGFVGGNGAGKTTTMRVILGVLAADSGTVTLDGAPLTAEQRTRFGYMPEERGLYPKMKIAEQIVYLGRLHGMSQTQAKQNTESLLERLGLGERVDDTVESLSLGNQQRAQIAAALVHDPEVLVLDEPFSGLDPIAVEVVLNVLKDFAATGAPVIFSSHQLDIVERLCDDLVVIADGEIRASGSREGIRAAHTLPRYEIQLGGDAGWLRDEAGVTVLDFDGGYSLFDVDTDETAQRVLQRAIATSTVERFAPQLPSLSQIFKEVIQ
- a CDS encoding ATP-dependent Clp protease ATP-binding subunit gives rise to the protein MANLQGAPGTDDDQKTALERYGVDLTAIARSGKLDPVIGRDAEIRRVSQVLTRRTKNNPVLIGEPGVGKTAVVEGLAQRIVAGDVADSLKGKRLVSLDLAALVAGAKYRGEFEERLKAVLTEINQADGEIITFIDELHTLMGAGGGEGSVAASNMLKPMLARGELRLIGATTLDEYRQYIEKDAALERRFQQVFVGEPSVEDTIAILRGLRGRYEAHHQITIEDGALVAAAALSNRYISGRKLPDKAIDLIDEAASRLRMEIDSSPVEIDELRRSVDRLKLEELALKREKDDASKARLEKLRADLRDREGTLKGLQARWEKERASINRVGELKKRLDNLETESERAQREGNLERASRLLYGEIPEVKRALDEAEKAEAGGPRMVSEQVTAEDIAEVIAAWTGVPVGKLLQGETERLLSLEGELGKRLIGQKDAVRAVSEAVRRTRAGVSDPDRPTGTFMFLGPTGVGKTELAKALAEYLFDDEKALVRIDMSEYGEKFSVSRLVGAPPGYIGYEQGGQLTEAVRRRPYSVILLDEVEKAHPEVFDLLLQVLDDGRLTDGQGRTVDFRNVILILTSNLGSQYLVDQTLDWDTKYQAVQELVRKSFKPEFLNRLDDIVVFSPLSENELAQIVELYVDRLSRRLGDRRLELAVTPNARLWLAERGYDPIYGARPLRRLMQHEIDDKLARSLLSGDIRDGDTVLVDLASDDDGLSVTKVQV
- a CDS encoding beta-eliminating lyase-related protein, which gives rise to MTQLHDLDSRGFASDNYAGVLPEVLAAIADANGGHQVAYGGDVYTARLQEVMKSHFGDQAEAFPVFNGTGANVTALTSLLPRWGAVVSAKTAHINTDEGGAPERVSGLKLLTVEAPDGKLTPELIDLEAWGWGDEHRAQPLAVSITNTTELGTLYTVDEIRAITDHAHSLGMSVHLDGARISNAAAALGVPLRDFTTDAGIDILSFGGTKNGLLYGEAVVVLNPEVSDGIVYLRKLSMQLASKMRFVSAQLIALLDDDLYLRTAGHANAMAARLRSSLEAAIASGAISGLSFSQPTEANAVFAKLPAGVADRLRESFRFYDWDAAANEVRWMASFDTTEADIDAFVAAITRELAV
- a CDS encoding ABC transporter permease yields the protein MSTTGTHYSRPATLPAIWLVAEREIRMRLRSKAFLISTGILLLLVLGSIVAGGILGANQSLPSVAAVGSAVTTVEATDAFEVTEADSVDEAEALVRDGSVDAAVVPSEGQLGLTVIGLDEAPSGVVAALSEAPQVLLLDPSDQNPGIVYLVALAFGIIFFSSALTFGQLIAQSVVEEKQTRIVEILMATVPVRVLLAGKVVGNSLLAFGQIVLIALFAGVGLLATGQDILLAEVGPSIVWFLVFFVIGFVMLAAMFAAAGALVSRQEDMGGAITPITMLIMVPYFLVIFFYDNPLVLGIMSYVPFSAPIGMPLRVFLGLAEWWEPLVSLVILVVSTLAIIAIGSRIYENGLLRMGAPVKLKDALKSAA
- a CDS encoding response regulator, whose product is MTTVLLVDDQELVRAGFRIILNSEPGIEVVGEASNGTDGIRLALELEPDVICMDVQMPGTDGLAATRAIVADPANTSRVLILTTFDRDDYLFEALSAGASGFLLKTASPENLVEAVQVLARGDALLSPSVTRRVIERFGATTSPVATLPDRAVLPDLTDRETEVLALIAQGKSNAEIAIALYVGEATVKTHVSNVLTKLGVRDRIQAVVYAYEHGFAVRGGTTPPSG
- a CDS encoding histidine kinase translates to MTDDWLRPRPGREGYRRDAIGVAALAVGTIVSALLHARSGYFTDLDVDPQLHPAPIWLSALMILALTVPLAWRRRYPEIVAVVVSVAFFLAPTFRVPEALFGSITLFIAIYSVGAWSRHRRAATITRVLIIVGMFVWIGVQLLLTVNDPDTLPGFSRSGVFSAFASYAVINVLTNLLYFGGAYYFGDSAYRGARSRAELEDRTEELAQEREISAHQAVALDRVRIARELHDVVAHHVSVMGVQAGAARRVLATDPAQASESLSTIEASARQAVDELHRLLTTLRDNDTDAASSSSSTRGVDQLPDLVEETSAAGIPATLHVVGDARPVPTLVGFTVYRVAQEALTNVRKHGGGRATVDVRLRYLADGVELEVADTGVGRGLTSSGTGLGHVGMRERLAAVGGELEVGPRARGGYLVRARIAPRITESTEAAS